One window of Microbacterium sp. 1S1 genomic DNA carries:
- a CDS encoding dihydrofolate reductase family protein gives MTRVRVDLNITLDGFATTTDQTPENPFGEDWGRLTAAYTATRTFQERVLHDTSGAGTAGVDEKYAARYFQGVGAEIMGAGMFGLHANPDDPEWRGWWGEEPPFEVPVFVLTHTPRPPIEFANGTSFRFLSATAEEALREAVAAAGGRDVRVGGGATTVREFLRAGLVDDLHVGITPILTGSGIRLWDDLRGLEAGYRVTSEVAESGVTHVTFTRED, from the coding sequence ATGACCCGCGTGCGCGTCGACCTCAACATCACTCTCGACGGCTTCGCCACGACGACCGATCAGACCCCGGAGAACCCCTTCGGCGAGGACTGGGGGCGGCTGACCGCGGCCTACACCGCGACCCGGACGTTCCAGGAGCGCGTCCTCCACGACACGAGCGGCGCGGGTACGGCAGGAGTCGACGAGAAGTACGCGGCCCGGTACTTCCAGGGCGTCGGCGCGGAGATCATGGGTGCCGGGATGTTCGGGCTGCACGCGAACCCCGACGACCCGGAGTGGCGCGGCTGGTGGGGCGAGGAGCCGCCGTTCGAGGTTCCGGTGTTCGTCCTCACCCACACGCCACGCCCGCCGATCGAGTTCGCGAACGGTACGAGCTTCCGCTTCCTCTCCGCGACCGCGGAGGAGGCGCTGCGGGAAGCCGTGGCCGCGGCCGGAGGGCGTGACGTCCGCGTCGGCGGCGGTGCGACCACGGTCCGGGAATTCCTGCGCGCGGGGCTCGTCGACGACCTGCACGTGGGCATCACCCCGATCCTCACCGGCAGCGGCATCCGGCTCTGGGACGACCTCCGCGGCCTCGAGGCCGGCTATCGCGTGACCAGCGAGGTCGCGGAGTCCGGCGTCACCCACGTCACGTTCACCCGCGAGGACTGA